In Sporosarcina sp. PTS2304, a genomic segment contains:
- a CDS encoding FMN-dependent NADH-azoreductase produces the protein MVISTLLYIKVNPKTDDQSDSCKLANHFLNEYKLHNPQDEIEILDLYNADIPFLDVDVFRAWGKFAAKEQLTSIEQEKSERMDELTDQFMAADKVVFSAPFWNLSFPPMLKAYMDTICIVGKTFHYTADGAKGLLEDRPCLLVETRGGFYSEGENAKLEFSESYLKAIMSFLGIYDFHSVIAEGIDVNSSNPDNMREACRTKLSELAKKF, from the coding sequence TTGGTAATAAGCACGTTATTATATATTAAAGTAAATCCTAAAACTGATGACCAGTCGGATTCTTGCAAGTTAGCGAACCATTTTTTAAATGAATACAAACTACATAACCCACAAGATGAAATTGAAATACTCGATTTATACAATGCTGATATTCCTTTTTTGGACGTTGACGTGTTTCGTGCATGGGGGAAGTTTGCTGCAAAAGAACAACTTACATCAATTGAGCAAGAGAAAAGTGAGCGGATGGATGAACTAACTGATCAATTCATGGCAGCAGATAAAGTGGTCTTCTCTGCTCCTTTTTGGAACTTAAGTTTCCCGCCAATGTTAAAAGCCTATATGGATACAATTTGTATTGTAGGCAAAACCTTTCATTACACAGCAGATGGAGCGAAAGGTTTACTGGAAGATCGACCTTGTCTATTAGTGGAAACGCGTGGCGGCTTTTATTCGGAAGGCGAAAATGCCAAACTGGAGTTTTCCGAAAGTTATTTGAAAGCTATTATGTCATTCTTAGGTATTTATGATTTTCATTCTGTCATTGCAGAAGGCATTGATGTTAATTCTTCAAATCCTGACAATATGCGAGAAGCTTGCCGCACGAAACTTTCGGAGCTAGCAAAAAAGTTTTAA
- the truA gene encoding tRNA pseudouridine(38-40) synthase TruA, producing MKRMKAIVCYDGTNFAGYQSQPGMRTVQSEIDKALVKLHKNPAIHSVASGRTDSGVHAIGQVIHFDTPLDLADRWVTALNVLLPKDVRITHVEVTADDFHARYGATGKTYRYIWSYSTVQSPFERNFAVHLGRWNPDIGRMNKGATYLIGTHDFTSFCSAKTATANKVRTIRKLTLERQQDELILEVEGDGFLYNMVRTIAGVLLAVGIGWDEPEDVQKILLAKDRQKAGKTAPAHGLYLMEVTYGDHGN from the coding sequence ATGAAACGAATGAAAGCAATCGTGTGTTATGACGGAACAAATTTTGCAGGCTATCAATCGCAACCGGGCATGAGAACTGTTCAATCTGAAATTGATAAAGCGCTAGTCAAATTGCATAAAAATCCCGCAATTCACTCTGTCGCGAGTGGACGTACTGACTCAGGCGTTCATGCAATTGGACAAGTGATCCATTTTGATACACCACTAGATTTGGCAGATCGCTGGGTGACTGCGTTAAATGTATTATTGCCGAAAGATGTCCGAATCACACATGTCGAAGTCACAGCAGATGATTTTCATGCGCGGTATGGAGCGACGGGCAAGACATATCGATACATTTGGTCGTACAGTACAGTGCAAAGTCCGTTTGAACGTAATTTTGCGGTTCATTTAGGTCGGTGGAATCCCGATATTGGTCGAATGAATAAAGGGGCCACATATTTAATCGGAACGCATGACTTCACGAGTTTTTGTTCGGCCAAAACCGCCACAGCTAATAAAGTACGCACGATTCGTAAACTGACGCTTGAAAGACAACAAGATGAATTAATCTTGGAAGTAGAAGGCGATGGCTTTCTTTACAATATGGTGCGTACGATTGCAGGTGTATTATTAGCTGTGGGAATTGGCTGGGATGAACCCGAAGACGTACAGAAGATCCTGTTGGCGAAAGATAGGCAAAAAGCGGGAAAGACAGCGCCAGCACATGGTTTATACCTGATGGAAGTGACATATGGAGACCATGGCAACTAA
- the rplQ gene encoding 50S ribosomal protein L17, with protein sequence MGYRKLGRTSSQRKAMLRDLTTDLIVHESIQTTEARAKELRSVVEKMITLGKRGDLHARRQAAEYIRRELVTVENEEGEEATVYALQKLFDTVAPRYADRQGGYTRIMKMGPRRGDGAPVVIIELV encoded by the coding sequence ATGGGATACAGAAAACTTGGACGCACAAGTTCACAACGTAAAGCAATGCTACGCGACCTAACGACAGATTTAATCGTTCATGAGAGCATCCAAACAACTGAAGCACGCGCAAAAGAATTGCGTTCAGTAGTTGAAAAGATGATCACTCTTGGTAAACGTGGAGATCTTCATGCACGTCGTCAAGCAGCTGAGTATATTCGTCGTGAATTGGTGACAGTTGAAAACGAAGAGGGCGAAGAAGCAACAGTGTATGCACTTCAAAAACTTTTCGATACAGTTGCACCACGTTACGCAGATCGCCAAGGCGGTTATACACGTATAATGAAAATGGGTCCTCGCCGCGGCGACGGAGCACCAGTAGTCATTATCGAATTAGTGTAA
- the hpaB gene encoding 4-hydroxyphenylacetate 3-monooxygenase, oxygenase component — protein MGAISGSQFIKRIDHMQTEIWLDGQRIQQPISQHPAFKGIMKTKASLYDLQLVNLESMTFTSPKTKERVGLSYLQPKTVDDLRRRRNMMEQWARTTYGLVGRSPDYLNSVIMSFASSAYHFIGKENCFPAHIQALYERARDQDLSFTHSFVNPQVNRSQSYFEMSAEPISAKIIGTSDEGLIVKGAKLLATQGGLTDEVLIFSAPRFLGDPDEAFAFSIPSDTKGLRFICRESFVGGESSFNYPLSSRFEEPDSIVVFDHVIIPWDCVFFYRNVEVAADFFSVSSFHPFAIHQVLTRQIVKTEFILSVAQKVVQTINIGEYLHVQEKLSEIILGLETLKALLIRAEQEAALDSWGYMRPSLQPLQAASALSSKIFPRFSEIIQLIGASGMIALPTEKDFHCAIEPDLEKYLQGASDTAENRVKIFRVAWDLTMSSFGTRQTQYERYFFGDPVRLASQLYQTYPKTTGLHMLDTLLDSY, from the coding sequence GTGGGAGCCATATCAGGCAGTCAATTCATCAAGCGAATCGATCACATGCAGACTGAAATTTGGTTAGATGGACAGCGGATTCAACAACCGATTTCTCAACATCCAGCGTTCAAAGGAATTATGAAAACCAAAGCATCACTTTACGACCTTCAACTGGTGAATCTTGAATCTATGACGTTTACGTCACCTAAAACGAAAGAACGGGTCGGCCTCTCTTACTTACAACCGAAAACTGTCGATGATTTGCGGAGGCGGCGGAACATGATGGAGCAATGGGCACGAACAACTTACGGTTTAGTCGGAAGAAGTCCTGATTATTTAAACTCTGTCATCATGAGCTTTGCTTCTTCCGCCTATCATTTTATAGGGAAGGAAAATTGTTTCCCCGCACATATCCAGGCGCTTTACGAACGTGCACGCGATCAGGATTTGTCTTTTACGCACAGCTTCGTCAACCCGCAAGTTAATCGCTCACAAAGTTACTTCGAAATGTCGGCTGAACCTATTTCCGCGAAGATTATCGGGACTTCAGACGAAGGATTAATCGTGAAAGGAGCAAAACTTCTCGCCACTCAAGGCGGTCTTACCGATGAAGTTCTAATTTTCAGTGCCCCTAGATTCCTCGGAGATCCCGATGAAGCGTTCGCATTTTCTATTCCTTCAGACACAAAAGGACTGCGTTTTATTTGCCGCGAATCATTTGTTGGCGGAGAGTCGTCATTCAATTATCCGCTCAGCTCACGATTTGAAGAACCCGATTCTATTGTAGTGTTCGATCATGTCATCATCCCATGGGATTGTGTCTTCTTCTATCGCAATGTAGAAGTGGCTGCTGATTTCTTTTCCGTCAGTTCTTTTCATCCATTTGCGATTCATCAAGTACTGACGAGACAAATCGTTAAAACTGAATTTATACTTAGTGTTGCACAGAAAGTTGTTCAAACAATCAATATAGGAGAATATCTTCATGTTCAAGAAAAGCTATCGGAAATTATTTTAGGTTTAGAAACGTTGAAAGCTTTATTAATTCGAGCGGAGCAAGAGGCTGCCTTAGATTCATGGGGCTATATGCGCCCTAGCTTACAACCTTTACAAGCCGCCAGCGCTCTGTCTTCTAAGATTTTCCCCCGTTTTAGTGAAATCATTCAGCTGATTGGTGCGAGCGGCATGATTGCATTACCGACTGAAAAAGACTTTCATTGTGCTATAGAACCTGACCTCGAGAAATATCTTCAAGGGGCTTCCGATACAGCGGAAAATCGGGTAAAAATTTTCCGCGTTGCATGGGACTTGACGATGAGTTCTTTCGGTACTAGACAAACACAATACGAACGATACTTTTTCGGCGATCCTGTACGTTTAGCCAGCCAGTTATATCAAACCTATCCGAAAACGACAGGACTCCATATGCTAGATACATTATTAGACTCTTACTAA
- a CDS encoding energy-coupling factor transporter transmembrane protein EcfT, which translates to MLEKMIIGRFIPGNSIVHRMDPRSKLLFVFLFVAAVFLANNVASYAVLLGFTVFVIALARIRPYFLVNGLKPVLFLVVFTLVLHIFFTREGPIIFEWKFIKIYEEGLRMGIFISIRFLVLVLVTTVLTLTTSPISITDGLETLLNPFKKLKLPVHELALMMSISLRFIPTLMDETDKILKAQLARGSDLSTGSIKERIQAVIPLLVPLFVSAFKRAEDLAVAMEVRGYRGGEGRTRFRQLSWQKKDTAVLLAFVVLVAVLVWVRK; encoded by the coding sequence ATGCTAGAAAAAATGATCATTGGTCGTTTTATTCCTGGAAATTCCATTGTGCACCGCATGGATCCGCGTTCTAAGCTATTATTTGTATTTTTATTTGTAGCTGCTGTTTTTTTGGCGAATAATGTAGCGTCGTATGCAGTGCTTCTTGGCTTTACTGTTTTCGTTATCGCACTGGCTAGAATCCGACCGTACTTTTTAGTGAATGGATTAAAGCCCGTCTTATTTTTAGTTGTTTTTACGCTAGTCTTGCATATCTTCTTTACGCGAGAAGGACCGATTATATTTGAATGGAAGTTTATTAAAATATACGAAGAAGGATTGCGGATGGGTATTTTCATTTCCATTCGGTTCTTAGTACTTGTGTTAGTCACTACTGTCTTAACGCTGACGACTTCTCCGATATCGATTACCGATGGACTGGAGACATTGCTGAATCCATTCAAGAAATTGAAACTGCCTGTTCATGAACTGGCACTGATGATGTCGATTTCATTGCGTTTTATTCCGACGTTAATGGACGAAACAGATAAAATTTTAAAAGCTCAATTAGCACGTGGATCCGATCTGAGTACGGGATCTATTAAAGAACGTATACAAGCGGTGATTCCATTGCTGGTTCCATTATTTGTCAGTGCATTCAAGCGAGCAGAAGATTTGGCGGTTGCGATGGAAGTCCGTGGATACCGGGGCGGCGAGGGACGTACGAGATTTAGACAATTATCTTGGCAGAAGAAAGACACAGCTGTACTACTCGCCTTTGTAGTATTAGTTGCTGTGCTCGTGTGGGTGAGGAAGTGA
- a CDS encoding energy-coupling factor ABC transporter ATP-binding protein: MDISLQQVGYLYAKDSPFEKRALQDVTATIPSGSYTSIIGHTGSGKSTLLLHLNGLLKPSEGVVKIGNTTITSQTKGKQMKEVRHQVGIVFQFPEHQLFEETVEKDIMFGPLNFGVPKEVARERAHELVKLLGLPEGVLQKSPFELSGGQMRRVAIAGVLAFKPSVLVLDEPTAGLDPRGRKEIMELFHRLHEQENLTTILVTHSMEDAARYSDRIVVMHEGSSVMEGTPEEIFMQQEQLHKYRLSVPRTVYFQQRIEKMIGQKFSSLALTEEMLARELAIQIAEKGERSC, translated from the coding sequence GTGGACATTTCACTTCAGCAAGTAGGTTACTTATATGCAAAGGACTCTCCATTTGAAAAACGTGCATTGCAGGATGTGACAGCTACCATCCCTTCAGGTTCGTATACTTCCATTATCGGACATACAGGGTCAGGAAAGTCGACGCTATTGCTGCATTTAAATGGATTGTTAAAACCATCAGAAGGAGTCGTAAAAATAGGAAACACTACGATCACTTCGCAGACGAAAGGGAAACAAATGAAAGAGGTTCGACACCAAGTGGGGATCGTATTTCAGTTTCCGGAACATCAGTTATTTGAAGAAACAGTGGAAAAGGATATTATGTTCGGTCCGTTAAATTTTGGTGTACCGAAAGAAGTGGCACGTGAACGGGCGCATGAATTAGTGAAGTTGCTTGGATTACCTGAGGGTGTTCTTCAAAAGTCTCCCTTTGAGCTGTCTGGAGGTCAAATGCGACGTGTAGCTATCGCTGGAGTCCTAGCATTCAAACCATCTGTATTAGTGCTAGATGAGCCGACAGCGGGTCTGGATCCGCGTGGACGCAAGGAAATCATGGAATTGTTTCATAGACTTCACGAACAGGAAAACCTAACGACTATTTTAGTTACGCACAGTATGGAAGATGCAGCTCGTTACAGTGACAGAATTGTCGTGATGCATGAAGGATCGTCAGTTATGGAAGGTACACCTGAGGAAATATTTATGCAACAAGAGCAATTGCATAAATATAGGCTAAGTGTGCCCCGTACCGTCTATTTTCAACAAAGGATAGAAAAGATGATAGGTCAGAAATTTAGCAGCCTTGCGTTAACAGAAGAAATGTTAGCCCGTGAACTAGCTATTCAAATTGCTGAAAAAGGTGAGCGGTCATGCTAG
- a CDS encoding DUF3889 domain-containing protein — protein sequence MSKIEVPAYAKWSRLAIKQTMKKYPQADITDYLHIASQEGEKVSVEKFRLWLKEGSREFGVVVTVTFSAETGQLIGVEYQEV from the coding sequence ATGAGTAAAATAGAAGTCCCCGCCTATGCAAAATGGTCGCGGCTTGCCATTAAGCAAACGATGAAGAAATATCCACAAGCCGACATAACGGACTATTTGCATATCGCTAGTCAGGAAGGGGAGAAGGTTAGTGTGGAGAAATTCCGGCTTTGGCTGAAAGAAGGAAGCCGTGAATTCGGTGTAGTCGTAACCGTAACATTCTCCGCTGAAACAGGTCAATTGATCGGGGTAGAGTATCAAGAAGTGTAG
- a CDS encoding nitric oxide synthase oxygenase, whose protein sequence is MVLSTNRIGLFQEAARFIHSCYEELGLSPQQQTLRVQEIEQEIIETGTYTHTEFELKHGAKMAWRNSNRCIGRLLWETLEVFDERQVQTAEEAFEKLVHHIDYATNGGDIRSTITVFAPRTDGIDPLRIWNHQLIRYAGYKKEAAVLGDSANIHMTEMCERLGWVGAHTPFDVLPLVIQEHGKAPELFELPTDCVKEVPISHPEIHGVDELNMKWHAVPIISNMRLEIGGIDYPMAPFNGWYMGTEIGARNLADADRYNMLPSMAKLMGLNTNSNRSLWIDKALVELNIAVLHSFQQAGVTLVDHHTAAKQFKVFEKKEQSCGRAVTGNWMWLIPPLSPAATHVYHKPYKNNIVTPNFFYQKDPE, encoded by the coding sequence ATGGTTTTATCTACAAATCGGATCGGGCTATTCCAGGAAGCCGCACGTTTTATCCATAGCTGCTATGAGGAACTGGGATTGTCACCACAACAGCAAACATTACGTGTACAGGAAATCGAACAGGAAATCATCGAGACGGGAACATATACGCATACAGAATTTGAATTGAAACATGGCGCGAAAATGGCTTGGCGAAATAGTAACCGATGCATCGGTCGGTTGCTTTGGGAGACGTTAGAAGTGTTTGACGAACGACAAGTCCAAACTGCTGAAGAAGCATTTGAAAAACTTGTCCATCATATCGACTATGCAACAAATGGCGGGGACATTCGTTCAACTATTACGGTGTTTGCCCCCCGTACAGACGGGATTGACCCTCTGCGTATTTGGAATCATCAATTGATTCGATACGCCGGCTATAAAAAAGAAGCAGCAGTGCTCGGTGATTCAGCGAACATTCATATGACAGAGATGTGTGAACGACTGGGCTGGGTAGGGGCACACACACCATTTGATGTATTGCCGCTAGTCATTCAAGAGCACGGCAAAGCACCCGAACTCTTCGAACTACCAACAGATTGTGTGAAGGAAGTTCCCATCAGCCATCCTGAGATTCATGGAGTGGATGAACTGAATATGAAATGGCATGCCGTCCCGATCATTTCAAATATGCGCTTAGAAATTGGCGGCATAGACTACCCAATGGCTCCTTTTAACGGCTGGTATATGGGTACTGAAATTGGGGCACGGAATCTGGCGGATGCAGATCGCTACAACATGTTGCCGAGCATGGCAAAACTGATGGGACTCAATACAAACTCCAACAGATCTTTATGGATTGATAAAGCGCTGGTTGAACTGAATATCGCTGTCCTGCATTCTTTCCAACAAGCCGGTGTCACATTAGTGGATCATCATACAGCCGCCAAGCAGTTCAAAGTATTCGAGAAAAAAGAACAGTCATGCGGCAGAGCGGTGACAGGTAACTGGATGTGGCTCATTCCGCCTTTGTCGCCCGCTGCTACACATGTCTATCACAAGCCATACAAGAATAATATCGTTACACCAAATTTCTTTTATCAAAAAGATCCAGAATGA
- a CDS encoding energy-coupling factor ABC transporter ATP-binding protein, translating into MKEIASMHHVMFSYDTEEESEQAVKKALDDVSFTLYEGEWLAVVGHNGSGKSTLAKLLIGLLFPSSGEVNLFLEALKEENLWDTRSRMGIVFQNPDNQFVGSTVQDDVAFALENNGVPHDVMVKRVRESLDQVKMTDYMNHEPHHLSGGQKQRVAIAGALALQPELLILDEATSMLDPQGREEVIEIVKKLRAEIGLTVVSITHDLEEVLLADRILVMNEGKVLMIGTPQEIFQKGTALETIGLDLPFALRVSELLRETGVELQGNHMTEEELVNELWTFHFSK; encoded by the coding sequence ATGAAGGAAATTGCGTCTATGCATCATGTAATGTTTTCATATGATACGGAAGAAGAATCTGAACAGGCTGTAAAGAAAGCACTCGATGACGTGTCTTTTACATTATATGAAGGAGAATGGTTAGCGGTTGTAGGACATAATGGGTCAGGAAAGTCGACACTTGCCAAATTGTTAATTGGCTTGCTATTTCCTTCGTCTGGTGAAGTGAACCTCTTTCTAGAAGCTTTGAAAGAAGAAAATCTTTGGGATACGCGCTCTCGTATGGGAATCGTTTTTCAAAACCCCGATAACCAATTTGTTGGTTCTACCGTTCAAGACGATGTTGCGTTTGCCCTTGAAAACAATGGAGTTCCCCATGATGTAATGGTAAAACGGGTACGTGAGTCGTTGGATCAAGTGAAGATGACGGATTACATGAATCATGAACCGCATCACCTATCTGGTGGTCAGAAACAGCGTGTCGCTATTGCTGGAGCGCTTGCCTTACAACCAGAACTTCTAATACTGGATGAGGCGACTTCAATGCTAGATCCTCAAGGAAGAGAGGAAGTTATTGAAATCGTAAAAAAACTACGTGCGGAAATCGGGTTAACGGTTGTATCAATCACACACGATTTAGAAGAAGTGTTGCTTGCAGATCGTATACTTGTCATGAACGAAGGAAAGGTATTAATGATAGGAACACCTCAGGAGATTTTCCAAAAAGGTACCGCTTTGGAAACCATTGGATTGGATCTACCATTTGCTTTGCGTGTTTCAGAACTACTGAGAGAAACGGGTGTCGAGCTTCAGGGCAACCATATGACAGAAGAAGAGTTGGTGAATGAATTGTGGACATTTCACTTCAGCAAGTAG
- the tenA gene encoding thiaminase II — MKFTERLLEKTLPIWRQNHSHPFVQGIADGTLDSDKFRFYMVQDYLYLIDYAKVFAVGAMKATDVQTMGKFAALLDGTLNTEMELHRNYAARFGISEEELENAKPSPIVLAYTHYMLHVSQNGSLAEVIAALLPCAWSYWEIGKELAELPGATDNPLYGDWIRMYASEEFGELAQWCIELMDEAAEGKPETELARLEEIFLNTTRFEYMFWDMANTKQMWPGVQEEQAIL; from the coding sequence ATGAAGTTCACAGAACGATTGTTGGAGAAGACTTTACCGATTTGGAGGCAGAATCATAGCCATCCATTTGTGCAAGGGATCGCGGATGGTACGTTGGATTCGGATAAATTCCGGTTCTATATGGTTCAGGATTATTTATATTTAATTGATTATGCGAAAGTATTTGCGGTAGGTGCGATGAAAGCGACAGACGTACAGACGATGGGGAAATTCGCTGCCTTGCTTGATGGTACGTTGAATACAGAGATGGAATTGCATCGTAACTATGCAGCGCGCTTTGGAATATCTGAAGAAGAGCTGGAAAATGCCAAGCCTTCTCCTATCGTTTTGGCATATACGCATTATATGCTTCATGTAAGTCAAAACGGTTCGCTCGCTGAAGTGATTGCTGCTTTGCTTCCTTGTGCATGGAGTTACTGGGAAATCGGCAAAGAACTCGCTGAACTGCCAGGTGCAACCGATAATCCGCTGTATGGCGACTGGATTCGTATGTATGCATCTGAAGAATTCGGTGAACTTGCCCAGTGGTGTATCGAGTTAATGGATGAAGCTGCTGAAGGAAAGCCGGAAACGGAACTTGCGCGACTGGAAGAAATTTTCTTAAATACGACACGTTTCGAGTATATGTTTTGGGATATGGCCAACACGAAGCAAATGTGGCCTGGCGTACAAGAAGAACAAGCCATTTTGTAA
- the rpsI gene encoding 30S ribosomal protein S9 produces the protein MAQVQYIGTGRRKSSVARVRLVPGEGKIVVNNRDVEDYVPFETLREVIKQPLVATETLGSYDIHVNVNGGGYTGQAGAIRHGVARALLTVDPDFRPALKSAGLLTRDPRMKERKKPGLRGARRAPQFSKR, from the coding sequence TTGGCACAAGTACAATATATCGGCACTGGCCGTCGTAAAAGTTCAGTAGCTCGTGTACGTCTAGTTCCTGGCGAAGGTAAAATTGTCGTCAACAACCGTGACGTAGAAGACTACGTACCATTCGAAACACTTCGTGAAGTTATTAAACAACCACTAGTTGCAACAGAAACACTTGGAAGCTACGATATCCACGTGAACGTAAACGGTGGAGGCTATACAGGTCAAGCAGGCGCAATCCGTCACGGCGTTGCTCGTGCATTGTTAACTGTAGATCCTGATTTCCGTCCAGCATTGAAATCAGCAGGACTTCTAACACGTGACCCACGTATGAAAGAACGTAAGAAACCAGGTCTTCGCGGCGCTCGTCGTGCACCTCAGTTCTCAAAACGTTAA
- the rplM gene encoding 50S ribosomal protein L13 gives MRTTFMAKGHEVERKWLVVDAEGQTLGRLASEVATLLRGKHKPTFTPHVDTGDHVIIINAEKIQLTGNKLKDKMYYRHSGYTGSIKSRTALEMRTNYPVKMLELAIKGMLPNGPLGRQTIKKLHVYAGPEHQHAAQKPEAFELRG, from the coding sequence ATGCGCACAACATTCATGGCTAAAGGTCACGAAGTAGAACGTAAATGGCTCGTTGTCGACGCTGAAGGACAAACGCTTGGACGTCTTGCTTCAGAAGTTGCAACACTTTTACGCGGTAAACATAAACCAACGTTTACACCACATGTTGATACAGGTGACCACGTCATCATCATCAATGCAGAAAAAATTCAATTGACTGGTAACAAGTTGAAAGATAAAATGTATTACCGTCACTCTGGGTACACAGGCAGCATCAAGTCTCGTACAGCGCTTGAAATGCGTACAAACTACCCAGTGAAAATGCTTGAACTTGCGATCAAAGGAATGCTTCCAAACGGTCCTCTAGGTCGTCAAACAATCAAGAAATTGCACGTTTATGCTGGACCAGAACATCAGCACGCAGCACAAAAACCAGAAGCATTTGAGCTTCGCGGTTAA